A single genomic interval of Nocardioides nitrophenolicus harbors:
- a CDS encoding aldehyde dehydrogenase: MTRPRLALPWTHVSDLYVDGAWRPARGTGRLPVVDPATEETWGSVPDASRQDVDSAMAAAARAFRTGPWPRMTPSERAEVLLRMADELEKRAEPLSWTNTRENGSPIAETSGAAANAAGILRQVASLASWLETEDVRPFPAGGAETVVRREPVGPCVLIAPWNFPINLMVIKLAPALLAGCTVVMKPAESTPLSIRFVVEAAEAAGVPPGVVNLVTGGGAVGEALVRHPDTAKVAFTGSTPVGRRIGAACGELLRPVTLELGGKSSAIVLEDADLDAMARVLVRSSMRNTGQTCYISTRILAPAARYDEVVAMVTATIAAGRLGDPFDPDTVFGPLATARQRDVVLGYLDGAKAEGARVTTGGAAVDGPGYFVRPTVLADVTPSMTVAREEVFGPVLSVLRYETLDDAIALANDTSFGLGGLVFSADPARALEVAERMDTGSVGLNFFASNHAAPFGGRHDSGLGVEYGVEGLSAYLAFKSIHRKV, encoded by the coding sequence GTGACGCGCCCTCGGCTCGCCCTGCCGTGGACCCACGTCTCGGACCTCTACGTCGACGGCGCGTGGCGTCCCGCTCGGGGGACCGGCCGGTTGCCCGTCGTCGATCCGGCGACGGAGGAGACCTGGGGCAGCGTGCCCGATGCCTCGCGCCAGGACGTGGACAGCGCGATGGCCGCCGCGGCGCGCGCCTTCCGGACCGGGCCGTGGCCGCGGATGACGCCGTCGGAGCGGGCCGAGGTGCTGCTGCGGATGGCCGACGAGCTGGAGAAGCGGGCCGAGCCGCTCTCCTGGACCAACACCCGCGAGAACGGCTCGCCGATCGCGGAGACCTCCGGCGCCGCCGCCAACGCGGCGGGGATCCTGCGCCAGGTCGCGTCGCTGGCGTCGTGGCTGGAGACCGAGGACGTGCGGCCGTTCCCTGCGGGCGGCGCGGAGACCGTCGTCCGACGGGAGCCGGTCGGGCCGTGCGTGCTGATCGCTCCGTGGAACTTCCCGATCAACCTGATGGTGATCAAGCTCGCGCCCGCGCTGCTCGCGGGCTGCACCGTCGTGATGAAGCCGGCCGAGTCGACCCCGCTGTCGATCCGGTTCGTGGTCGAGGCGGCGGAGGCGGCCGGCGTACCTCCGGGCGTGGTCAACCTGGTCACCGGCGGGGGAGCCGTCGGCGAGGCGCTGGTGCGCCACCCCGACACCGCCAAGGTCGCCTTCACCGGCTCGACGCCGGTGGGGCGACGGATCGGCGCGGCCTGCGGCGAGCTGCTCAGGCCGGTGACCCTCGAGCTCGGCGGCAAGTCGTCGGCCATCGTGCTGGAGGACGCCGACCTCGACGCCATGGCGCGGGTCCTGGTGCGCTCGTCGATGCGCAACACCGGCCAGACCTGCTACATCTCCACCCGGATCCTCGCGCCCGCGGCGCGCTACGACGAGGTCGTCGCGATGGTCACCGCGACCATCGCCGCGGGCAGGCTCGGCGACCCGTTCGACCCCGACACCGTCTTCGGCCCGCTCGCGACCGCGCGGCAGCGCGATGTCGTGCTCGGCTACCTCGACGGCGCGAAGGCCGAGGGCGCGAGGGTCACGACCGGCGGTGCCGCCGTCGACGGCCCGGGCTACTTCGTGCGGCCGACGGTGCTCGCCGACGTGACGCCGTCGATGACCGTCGCCCGCGAGGAGGTCTTCGGGCCGGTGCTCTCGGTGCTCCGCTACGAGACCCTCGACGACGCGATCGCGCTGGCGAACGACACCTCGTTCGGTCTCGGCGGTCTGGTGTTCTCCGCGGACCCGGCGCGGGCGCTGGAGGTCGCCGAGCGGATGGACACCGGCTCGGTCGGGCTCAACTTCTTCGCGTCCAACCACGCCGCGCCGTTCGGCGGCCGGCACGACTCGGGTCTCGGCGTCGAGTACGGCGTGGAGGGGCTCTCGGCGTACCTCGCCTTCAAGTCGATCCACCGGAAGGTGTGA
- a CDS encoding PEP/pyruvate-binding domain-containing protein, whose protein sequence is MTERFVQFFDAGEPPEHDLLGGKCASLVTMTAAGMPVPPGFAVTTAAYDAFVRESGIADRIHELLAGLDPEDVVRVDEVSARIRELLLGCPVPAAVRDATKTAYDELTARIGADVPVAVRSSATAEDLPDASFAGQQDTYLWLRGWADVREHIRRCWASIYTSRAILYRLKNGIPDEGLSMAVAVQKMVNARVAGVAITLNPTTGDRSKIAIDASYGVGEMVVSGQVTPDNLLLDKVMLSVVQEHRGAKHAELVPDAAAGSLVEREVEPDRRDRLCLEPDELVAVAQLAKRAEKHYGCPQDIEWAFDSDLPAGENLLLLQARPETVHSVAATTTPTPPASGGMTGFMSGLTSSLTPRNNR, encoded by the coding sequence ATGACTGAGCGTTTCGTCCAGTTCTTCGACGCCGGGGAGCCCCCCGAGCACGACCTGCTCGGGGGCAAGTGCGCCTCGCTGGTCACCATGACTGCCGCCGGGATGCCCGTCCCGCCGGGCTTCGCGGTCACCACGGCGGCGTACGACGCGTTCGTGCGCGAGTCCGGCATCGCCGACCGGATCCACGAGCTCCTCGCCGGGCTCGACCCCGAGGACGTCGTGCGGGTCGACGAGGTGTCGGCGCGGATCCGCGAGCTGCTGCTGGGCTGCCCCGTCCCGGCCGCGGTCCGGGACGCCACCAAAACGGCGTACGACGAGCTGACGGCCCGGATCGGTGCGGACGTGCCGGTCGCGGTCCGGTCGTCGGCCACCGCCGAGGACCTGCCGGACGCGAGCTTCGCCGGCCAGCAGGACACCTACCTGTGGCTGCGCGGCTGGGCCGACGTGCGCGAGCACATCCGCCGCTGCTGGGCCTCGATCTACACCAGCCGCGCGATCCTCTACCGGCTCAAGAACGGCATCCCCGACGAGGGCCTGTCGATGGCGGTGGCGGTGCAGAAGATGGTCAACGCCCGGGTCGCCGGCGTCGCGATCACCCTCAACCCGACGACGGGTGACCGCTCGAAGATCGCCATCGACGCGTCGTACGGCGTCGGCGAGATGGTCGTCTCCGGCCAGGTCACCCCCGACAACCTGCTGCTCGACAAGGTGATGCTCAGCGTGGTCCAGGAGCATCGCGGCGCCAAGCACGCCGAGCTGGTCCCCGACGCCGCGGCCGGGAGCCTCGTCGAGCGTGAGGTCGAGCCGGACCGGCGCGACCGGCTCTGCCTCGAGCCCGACGAGCTCGTCGCCGTCGCCCAGCTCGCGAAGCGCGCCGAGAAGCACTACGGATGCCCGCAGGACATCGAGTGGGCCTTCGACAGCGACCTGCCGGCGGGGGAGAACCTCCTGCTGCTCCAGGCGCGCCCCGAGACCGTCCACTCGGTCGCGGCCACCACCACGCCTACGCCTCCTGCCTCGGGCGGGATGACCGGCTTCATGTCCGGACTCACCAGCTCTCTCACCCCAAGGAACAACCGATGA
- a CDS encoding 2Fe-2S iron-sulfur cluster-binding protein yields MPTITYTDATGTAHAVEAGVGDSVMETAVRNGVPGIVAECGGSLSCATCHVFVDPADYAALPPMEEMEDEMLWGAAVDRRDTSRLCCQIKVTEGMDLHVTTPETQV; encoded by the coding sequence ATGCCCACGATCACCTACACCGACGCCACCGGGACGGCCCACGCCGTCGAGGCCGGCGTCGGCGACTCCGTGATGGAGACCGCCGTGCGCAACGGCGTCCCCGGCATCGTCGCGGAGTGCGGCGGCTCGCTGTCCTGCGCGACCTGCCACGTCTTCGTCGACCCGGCCGACTACGCCGCGCTGCCGCCGATGGAGGAGATGGAGGACGAGATGCTGTGGGGCGCCGCCGTCGACCGGCGCGACACCTCCCGGCTGTGCTGCCAGATCAAGGTCACCGAGGGCATGGACCTGCACGTGACCACGCCGGAGACGCAGGTCTGA
- a CDS encoding PEP-utilizing enzyme codes for MTVTEPTPGTSTAPAMKSFPKPSQLPVPEGAEGWERLYPYNLVFQNLSGAEDEKFWFCDSQHWPTVFKPFETIGGEFAVKCLGQYNTRHLLIPPANGIEFKIHLGYLYMSPVPVPEDQIPARVPEFERRAGHYFQNWNELLDAWRVKVRGTIDEMEALRFESLPDMVPFDDIVAGVAKDGSEVLMESYDRLIQLCYQNWQYHFEFLNLGYLAYLDFFGFCKEAFPGIPDQAIAKMVQGVDMELFRPDDELKKLATLAVESGLQAAFADTDDVAGTLARIGEYDGGAAWLAAYEAAQDPWFNFTVGNGFYGHDKYWLEHQEIPLGYIKDYVRRLDEGQQIMRPVAELTAEKDRIVEEYRDLLDGEALATFDAKRGLAATAYPYVENHNFYIEHWTMGVFWRKVRELGRVFAAAGFWADESDLLYLTRGEVRDAIFDLVTGWAVGAEATGPHYWPAEIERRRGIFEALATQRPQPALNTPPAEITEPFTMMLYGITTEQVQQWLAGDEGGDEGVITGMAASPGVVEGLARVVHSADQLGEVQQDEILVATITAPSWGPIFGKIKATVTDIGGMMSHAAIVCREYGLPAVTGTGSASTTIRTGQRIRVDGGTGRVEILD; via the coding sequence ATGACCGTCACCGAGCCGACTCCGGGCACCAGCACCGCGCCCGCGATGAAGTCCTTCCCCAAGCCGTCCCAGCTGCCCGTGCCCGAGGGGGCCGAGGGCTGGGAGAGGCTCTATCCCTACAACCTGGTCTTCCAGAACCTCAGCGGCGCCGAGGACGAGAAGTTCTGGTTCTGCGACAGCCAGCACTGGCCGACGGTGTTCAAGCCGTTCGAGACGATCGGCGGCGAGTTCGCGGTCAAGTGCCTCGGGCAGTACAACACCCGGCACCTGCTGATCCCGCCGGCCAACGGCATCGAGTTCAAGATCCACCTCGGCTACCTCTACATGTCACCGGTGCCGGTCCCCGAGGACCAGATCCCGGCGCGGGTGCCGGAGTTCGAGCGCCGGGCCGGGCACTACTTCCAGAACTGGAACGAGCTGCTCGACGCGTGGCGGGTCAAGGTGCGCGGGACGATCGACGAGATGGAGGCGCTGCGCTTCGAGTCGCTGCCCGACATGGTGCCCTTCGACGACATCGTCGCGGGCGTGGCCAAGGACGGCTCCGAGGTGCTGATGGAGAGCTACGACCGGCTGATCCAGCTGTGCTACCAGAACTGGCAGTACCACTTCGAGTTCCTCAACCTCGGCTACCTGGCCTATCTCGACTTCTTCGGCTTCTGCAAGGAGGCCTTCCCCGGCATCCCGGACCAGGCGATCGCGAAGATGGTCCAGGGCGTCGACATGGAGCTCTTCCGTCCCGACGACGAGCTCAAGAAGCTGGCCACCCTGGCCGTCGAGAGCGGCCTGCAGGCGGCCTTCGCCGACACCGACGACGTGGCCGGCACCCTGGCCCGGATCGGGGAGTACGACGGCGGCGCGGCCTGGCTGGCGGCGTACGAGGCGGCGCAGGACCCGTGGTTCAACTTCACCGTCGGCAACGGCTTCTACGGCCACGACAAGTACTGGCTCGAGCACCAGGAGATCCCGCTCGGCTACATCAAGGACTACGTCCGCCGGCTCGACGAGGGCCAGCAGATCATGCGGCCGGTCGCGGAGCTGACGGCCGAGAAGGACCGGATCGTCGAGGAGTACCGCGACCTGCTCGACGGAGAGGCGCTCGCCACCTTCGACGCCAAGCGCGGCCTGGCCGCGACGGCCTACCCGTACGTCGAGAACCACAACTTCTACATCGAGCACTGGACCATGGGCGTCTTCTGGCGCAAGGTCCGCGAGCTCGGCCGGGTGTTCGCGGCGGCCGGCTTCTGGGCCGACGAGTCGGACCTGCTCTACCTGACCCGCGGCGAGGTCCGCGACGCGATCTTCGACCTGGTCACCGGCTGGGCGGTCGGCGCCGAGGCGACCGGGCCGCACTACTGGCCGGCCGAGATCGAGCGCCGGCGCGGGATCTTCGAGGCGCTCGCGACGCAGCGCCCGCAGCCGGCACTGAACACCCCGCCGGCCGAGATCACCGAGCCGTTCACGATGATGCTCTACGGCATCACCACCGAGCAGGTGCAGCAGTGGCTGGCCGGCGACGAGGGTGGCGACGAGGGCGTGATCACCGGCATGGCCGCCTCGCCGGGCGTGGTCGAGGGGCTCGCCCGCGTGGTGCACAGCGCCGACCAGCTGGGCGAGGTGCAGCAGGACGAGATCCTCGTCGCGACGATCACCGCGCCGTCGTGGGGGCCGATCTTCGGCAAGATCAAGGCGACCGTCACCGACATCGGCGGGATGATGAGCCACGCGGCGATCGTGTGCCGCGAGTACGGCCTCCCCGCCGTCACCGGCACCGGCAGCGCGTCGACGACGATCCGGACCGGGCAGCGGATCCGGGTCGACGGCGGCACCGGTCGCGTCGAGATCCTGGACTGA
- the pcaH gene encoding protocatechuate 3,4-dioxygenase subunit beta, whose product MTTTTATPALETQARITAEIAEAQAATAPGAPQPRIDFPPYRSSVLRHPTKDPRHADPEGIELVAPVFGHSDLDPVEADLTIQHGGEPIGERMLVTGQVLDGDGRPVRHQLVEIWQANAGGRYIHKRDQHPAPVDPNFTGVGRCLTDGDGVYRFTTIKPGPYPWRNHLNAWRPAHIHFSLFGTEFTQRLVTQMYFPGDPLFALDPIYQSITEPSVRERLVATYDHDLTTHEWATGYRWDIVLTGTHATPLERADHE is encoded by the coding sequence GTGACCACGACCACCGCCACGCCGGCACTGGAGACCCAGGCGCGCATCACCGCCGAGATCGCCGAGGCGCAGGCCGCGACCGCACCGGGTGCGCCGCAGCCGCGGATCGACTTCCCGCCGTACCGCAGCTCCGTGCTGCGCCACCCCACCAAGGACCCGCGCCACGCCGACCCCGAGGGGATCGAGCTGGTGGCGCCGGTGTTCGGGCACTCCGACCTCGACCCGGTCGAGGCCGACCTCACCATCCAGCACGGCGGCGAGCCGATCGGCGAGCGGATGCTGGTCACCGGGCAGGTCCTCGACGGCGACGGGCGCCCGGTGCGCCACCAGCTGGTCGAGATCTGGCAGGCCAACGCGGGCGGACGCTACATCCACAAGCGCGACCAGCACCCCGCGCCGGTCGACCCCAACTTCACCGGCGTCGGGCGCTGCCTGACCGACGGCGACGGGGTCTACCGGTTCACCACCATCAAGCCGGGCCCGTACCCGTGGCGCAACCACCTCAACGCCTGGCGGCCCGCGCACATCCACTTCTCGCTGTTCGGCACCGAGTTCACCCAGCGCCTGGTCACCCAGATGTACTTCCCCGGCGATCCGCTGTTCGCGCTCGACCCGATCTACCAGTCGATCACCGAGCCGTCGGTGCGCGAGCGCCTGGTCGCCACCTACGACCATGACCTGACCACCCACGAGTGGGCGACCGGCTACCGCTGGGACATCGTGCTGACCGGCACCCACGCGACCCCGTTGGAGCGTGCCGACCATGAGTGA
- a CDS encoding lyase family protein, producing MSLLRPGAHRAAGIADDTAVLAALLRVETAWARALVAAGVATDAEAAEVAEAAAGLDVDLTALAVAAETAGNPVVPLVESLRAAAGDASGAVHRGLTSQDVVDTALVLLARDAVARVRADLVATGDALATLARTHRDDIAVARTLTQWAVPTTFGLRVAQWLAGVDDAVTRLDALTFPVQYGGAAGTRALLAEPEALPALAAALGLDAAVLPWHTRRATVTAIGDALTTATDALGVVAADVLLLGRPEVAEVREGAVAGRGGSSTMPHKQNPVLSVLVHAAAQQAPGLAAQLHLSAAGAVDERPDGAWHAEWPVLTRLLELAVTAASQAAEVVAGLQVDTSAMAARVDAATATGSLDDRGGTGAAGRLVDLAVARWEETRG from the coding sequence ATGAGCCTGCTGCGTCCCGGCGCGCACCGGGCCGCCGGGATCGCCGACGACACGGCGGTGCTGGCGGCGCTGCTGCGGGTCGAGACCGCCTGGGCCCGGGCGCTCGTCGCCGCCGGGGTCGCGACCGACGCCGAGGCCGCGGAGGTCGCCGAGGCGGCGGCCGGGCTCGACGTCGACCTGACCGCATTGGCGGTCGCGGCCGAGACCGCCGGCAACCCCGTGGTCCCCCTGGTCGAGTCGCTGCGCGCTGCCGCCGGCGACGCCTCGGGTGCCGTGCACCGCGGGCTCACCAGCCAGGACGTCGTCGACACCGCGCTGGTCCTGCTCGCCCGCGACGCCGTGGCCCGCGTGCGTGCGGACCTGGTCGCCACCGGCGACGCCCTCGCGACTCTCGCCCGGACCCACCGCGACGACATCGCGGTGGCGCGGACGCTCACCCAGTGGGCGGTCCCGACCACCTTCGGGCTGCGGGTGGCCCAGTGGCTGGCCGGCGTCGACGACGCCGTCACGCGGCTGGACGCGCTGACCTTCCCGGTGCAGTACGGCGGCGCGGCGGGCACCCGCGCGCTGTTGGCCGAGCCCGAGGCGCTGCCCGCGCTCGCCGCCGCTCTCGGTCTCGATGCGGCCGTGCTGCCGTGGCACACCCGGCGCGCGACGGTCACGGCGATCGGCGACGCGCTCACCACCGCCACCGACGCCCTCGGTGTCGTCGCGGCCGACGTGCTGCTGCTCGGCCGCCCCGAGGTCGCCGAGGTCCGCGAGGGCGCCGTCGCCGGGCGCGGTGGCTCCTCGACGATGCCGCACAAGCAGAACCCGGTCCTGTCCGTCCTCGTGCACGCCGCCGCGCAGCAGGCACCGGGCCTCGCCGCCCAGCTCCACCTGTCCGCGGCCGGCGCCGTCGACGAGCGGCCCGACGGAGCCTGGCACGCCGAGTGGCCCGTCCTGACCCGGCTCCTGGAGCTCGCCGTCACCGCGGCGAGCCAGGCTGCCGAGGTCGTCGCCGGCCTGCAGGTCGACACCTCCGCGATGGCCGCCCGCGTCGATGCGGCCACCGCGACCGGCAGCCTCGACGACCGGGGCGGGACCGGCGCGGCCGGCCGCCTCGTCGACCTCGCCGTCGCCCGCTGGGAGGAGACCCGTGGTTGA
- a CDS encoding HD domain-containing protein, with the protein MTQPLPPTPVPPSGPVDTSPISLTPAAGLDLDPVWRGVVPETRARSNDIHLPISLAYAERLCRAYPEADAELVRVAILLHDTGWGRVDESRIIAEGFSGDWRKAEIRFEHERQGCLIAREVLPPLGYAEEFVAAVCAIVDGHDTRKEAYSLEDALVRDADRLWRFDHAGIALASGWFGLDPATYCDRLAREIVPELLTEAAVAMAHADLSRSNRLLRTDVLRDDAGEVAP; encoded by the coding sequence ATGACCCAGCCCCTGCCGCCGACCCCCGTCCCGCCGTCCGGGCCGGTCGACACCTCGCCGATCTCGCTCACGCCGGCCGCCGGGCTGGACCTCGACCCGGTGTGGCGCGGCGTCGTACCGGAGACCCGGGCGCGCAGCAACGACATCCACCTGCCGATCTCGCTGGCGTACGCCGAGCGGCTGTGCCGGGCCTACCCCGAGGCCGACGCGGAGCTGGTGCGGGTCGCGATCCTGCTCCACGACACCGGCTGGGGCCGGGTCGACGAGAGCCGGATCATCGCCGAGGGCTTCTCCGGCGACTGGCGCAAGGCCGAGATCCGGTTCGAGCACGAGCGGCAGGGCTGCCTGATCGCGCGGGAGGTGCTGCCGCCGCTGGGCTATGCGGAGGAGTTCGTCGCGGCCGTGTGCGCCATCGTCGACGGGCACGACACCCGCAAGGAGGCCTACTCCCTGGAGGACGCGCTGGTCCGCGACGCCGACCGGCTGTGGCGCTTCGACCACGCCGGGATCGCGCTCGCCTCGGGCTGGTTCGGGCTGGACCCGGCGACCTACTGCGACCGGCTCGCCCGCGAGATCGTCCCGGAGCTGCTGACCGAGGCCGCGGTCGCGATGGCCCACGCCGACCTGAGCCGATCCAACCGGCTGCTCAGGACCGACGTGCTGCGCGACGACGCCGGCGAGGTGGCGCCGTGA
- a CDS encoding NAD(P)/FAD-dependent oxidoreductase, with the protein MSTDPEGSAGLLIIGSSQAGVQLAVSLRALGYEPPITLLGDENHRPYQRPALSKEFLQGAITKESLIYRTQEYWDEHRIRVVRNERIIRIDKRADGGGVAHSLSGAEIPFDRLALTVGARARRLLVEGVDLPGVLYLRNADDALELKARVPMVKDVVVIGGGFIGIEAAASLNKMGRTVTLLEAGPRLVGRAVGAETSAYLLDHHRQHGIDVVLDAQVRRITGSGDRVSGVELADGRLIRADLVLIGVGVIPNTELAESIGLACDNGIRVDEHAVASDGVTVAVGDVANLPNPVPGAPTQDRMRFESVNNAVEQAKVAAYAITGRPEEYAGVPWFWSNQADLKLQIAGLSAGHDRTVVRGDPAKGRHAVLYYRGDAIIAADCVNAPLDFMAVKAAIASGASIPPDEAADPAVPLKSISRKPS; encoded by the coding sequence ATGAGCACTGATCCCGAGGGCTCGGCCGGCCTGCTCATCATCGGCTCCTCCCAGGCGGGGGTGCAGCTCGCGGTGTCCCTGCGCGCCCTCGGGTACGAGCCGCCCATCACGCTCCTCGGGGACGAGAACCACCGTCCCTACCAGCGTCCGGCGCTGTCGAAGGAGTTCCTGCAGGGCGCGATCACCAAGGAGTCGCTGATCTACCGCACCCAGGAGTACTGGGACGAGCACCGGATCCGAGTCGTGCGCAACGAGCGCATCATCCGGATCGACAAGCGCGCCGACGGCGGCGGGGTCGCGCACTCCCTGTCGGGCGCGGAGATCCCGTTCGACCGGCTCGCGCTGACCGTCGGCGCCCGGGCGAGGCGGCTCCTGGTCGAGGGCGTGGACCTGCCCGGCGTGCTCTACCTGCGCAACGCCGACGACGCGCTCGAGCTCAAGGCGCGGGTGCCGATGGTCAAGGACGTCGTCGTGATCGGCGGCGGCTTCATCGGCATCGAGGCCGCGGCCAGCCTCAACAAGATGGGCCGCACGGTCACGCTGCTGGAGGCCGGGCCGCGCCTGGTCGGGCGCGCGGTGGGGGCCGAGACGTCGGCGTACCTGCTCGACCACCACCGGCAGCACGGCATCGACGTGGTCCTGGACGCGCAGGTGCGTCGGATCACCGGCTCGGGGGACCGGGTGTCCGGGGTCGAGCTCGCCGACGGCCGGCTGATCCGCGCGGACCTGGTGCTGATCGGCGTCGGGGTGATCCCCAACACCGAGCTGGCCGAGTCGATCGGGCTCGCCTGCGACAACGGGATCCGGGTCGACGAGCACGCGGTCGCCTCCGACGGGGTGACCGTCGCGGTCGGCGACGTCGCCAACCTGCCGAACCCGGTCCCGGGCGCGCCGACGCAGGACCGGATGCGGTTCGAGAGCGTCAACAACGCGGTGGAGCAGGCCAAGGTGGCGGCGTACGCGATCACCGGGCGGCCCGAGGAGTACGCCGGCGTCCCGTGGTTCTGGTCGAACCAGGCCGACCTCAAGCTGCAGATCGCCGGCCTGTCCGCCGGGCACGACCGGACCGTGGTCCGCGGCGACCCGGCGAAGGGCAGGCACGCGGTGCTCTACTACCGCGGCGACGCGATCATCGCCGCCGACTGCGTCAACGCACCCCTGGACTTCATGGCCGTCAAGGCCGCCATCGCGAGCGGAGCGTCGATCCCGCCCGACGAGGCCGCCGACCCCGCGGTCCCGCTCAAGTCGATCTCGAGGAAGCCGTCATGA
- a CDS encoding SDR family NAD(P)-dependent oxidoreductase, translating to MSDPRSDEGRGRTVLVTGAAGGLGRAFALGFAGRGYRVAVADIDEAGVAETAKLVVDAGAEAWHGPVDVTSATSTAALAEAVADFGSGRIDVLVNNAAIYGTVTRSPLEDIDPADWDLVLGVNLKGPWLMVRACSPFLPEGARVVNLSSATVYSGSENWLHYVASKGGVIALTRVMAKELGRRSINVNAIAPGFTLTDASLGLMDDAASYGVDRGALRRASRPDDVVGVALFLAGPDAGFVTGQTVVVDGGRQFI from the coding sequence GTGTCCGATCCGAGGAGCGACGAGGGCCGCGGCCGGACCGTGCTCGTCACCGGCGCCGCCGGCGGGCTGGGCCGGGCGTTCGCGCTCGGCTTCGCCGGTCGGGGCTACCGGGTCGCGGTCGCCGACATCGACGAGGCCGGCGTCGCGGAGACCGCGAAGCTCGTCGTCGACGCGGGCGCCGAGGCCTGGCACGGCCCGGTCGACGTCACCTCGGCGACGTCGACGGCGGCGCTCGCGGAGGCGGTGGCCGACTTCGGTAGCGGACGGATCGACGTGCTGGTCAACAACGCCGCCATCTACGGCACCGTCACCCGATCCCCGCTCGAGGACATCGACCCCGCGGACTGGGACCTGGTGCTGGGGGTCAACCTCAAGGGACCGTGGCTGATGGTGCGGGCCTGCAGCCCGTTCCTGCCCGAGGGTGCACGCGTGGTCAACCTCTCCTCGGCCACGGTCTACAGCGGCTCGGAGAACTGGCTGCACTACGTCGCCTCCAAGGGCGGCGTGATCGCCCTGACCCGGGTGATGGCCAAGGAGCTGGGCCGGCGCTCGATCAACGTCAACGCGATCGCGCCCGGCTTCACCCTCACCGACGCCAGCCTCGGCCTGATGGACGACGCCGCGTCGTACGGCGTCGACCGGGGCGCGCTGCGCCGCGCCAGCCGGCCCGACGACGTCGTCGGCGTCGCCCTCTTCCTCGCCGGCCCCGACGCCGGCTTCGTCACCGGCCAGACCGTCGTCGTCGACGGTGGCCGCCAGTTCATCTGA
- the pcaG gene encoding protocatechuate 3,4-dioxygenase subunit alpha → MSETLAPTPGQTIGPFFHYALPYAGGPFLVPAGTVGAVRLHGTVYDGAGAPVPDALLELRQADPAGRVPRVEGSLRRDGRFTGWGRAATDASGRYAFTTVEPAGVDGGAAFFAVTVFARGLLDRLFTRAYLPGESDDLLAGLPAEDAATLRVEREADGSLRFDVHLQGDRETVFLSYPRHRS, encoded by the coding sequence ATGAGTGAGACCCTCGCGCCCACCCCCGGGCAGACCATCGGCCCGTTCTTCCACTACGCGCTGCCGTACGCCGGCGGTCCGTTCCTGGTCCCCGCCGGCACGGTCGGCGCGGTCCGCCTCCACGGCACCGTCTACGACGGCGCCGGAGCCCCCGTCCCCGACGCGCTCCTCGAGCTCCGGCAGGCCGACCCGGCCGGCCGGGTGCCGCGGGTCGAGGGCTCGCTGCGCCGCGACGGCCGGTTCACCGGCTGGGGCCGGGCGGCGACCGACGCGTCCGGGCGCTACGCCTTCACGACGGTGGAGCCCGCCGGTGTCGACGGGGGAGCGGCCTTCTTCGCCGTGACCGTCTTCGCCCGCGGCCTGCTCGACCGGCTGTTCACCCGCGCCTACCTGCCGGGGGAGTCCGACGACCTCCTCGCCGGCCTGCCGGCCGAGGACGCCGCGACACTGCGGGTCGAGCGCGAGGCCGACGGCAGCCTGCGGTTCGACGTCCACCTGCAGGGGGACCGCGAGACGGTCTTCCTGAGCTACCCGCGGCACCGGTCATGA
- a CDS encoding IclR family transcriptional regulator yields MSRSLALLFAFDETHRRLTLSELARRAGLPLPTTHRLVGELVAGGALVRRPTGEYVVARRLWQVGLLAPVETGLREVAAPFMNDLHAATRATVHLAVREGTEVLYLERLSGRASVPVVSTVGSRLPLHATGVGKVLLAHAPEDVVTASLARLARVTPFTITQPARMREQLDQIRHDGYATTVEEMTLGACSVAVPVSAGSRVVAALGVVVPSLKRDRARLVAALQVAAQGVGRSVG; encoded by the coding sequence GTGTCGCGTAGTCTCGCGCTGCTCTTCGCCTTCGACGAGACCCATCGCCGGCTGACGCTGTCCGAGCTGGCCCGCCGGGCCGGGCTGCCCCTCCCCACCACCCACCGGCTGGTCGGCGAGCTGGTCGCCGGGGGCGCACTGGTGCGCCGGCCCACCGGGGAGTACGTCGTCGCCCGGCGGCTGTGGCAGGTCGGCCTGCTCGCCCCCGTCGAGACCGGGCTGCGCGAGGTCGCCGCGCCGTTCATGAACGACCTGCACGCCGCCACCCGCGCGACCGTCCACCTCGCCGTTCGCGAGGGCACCGAGGTGCTCTACCTCGAGCGCCTCTCCGGCCGCGCGTCGGTCCCGGTCGTCAGCACCGTCGGCTCACGACTCCCGCTCCACGCCACCGGGGTCGGCAAGGTGCTGCTCGCCCACGCACCCGAGGACGTCGTGACCGCCTCGCTCGCGCGGCTGGCCCGGGTCACGCCGTTCACCATCACCCAGCCGGCCCGGATGCGCGAGCAGCTCGACCAGATCCGCCACGACGGCTATGCCACCACCGTCGAGGAGATGACGCTGGGCGCCTGCTCGGTCGCGGTCCCCGTCTCCGCCGGCAGCCGTGTCGTCGCCGCCCTCGGCGTCGTCGTACCGTCGCTCAAGCGGGACCGGGCCCGCCTGGTCGCGGCGCTCCAGGTCGCGGCGCAGGGCGTCGGTCGCTCGGTGGGCTGA